A single Flavobacterium sp. 1 DNA region contains:
- a CDS encoding polysaccharide lyase family 1 protein, with translation MKSKLSMFLVAIFFSFASCTNEDLNGTGKDQTSITNNEEVTFQKVSTAKVGICSQVPGWASQNGGTTGGGSSTETVVTTYAQLKSAIENSAVKVIKVSGTITIPATSTGRLAFQDQSGKTIYGASGAKIVSTDQTKANSGIIYIKRCTNIIIRNLIFEGPGAYDTDGWDNATLDNCQNVWVDHCEFRDGVDGNFDIKNMSDYVTVSYTKFAYLKAPKAGGSGGSDDHRYSNLIGSSDGATGDRGKLRITFARCWWASGCRERMPRVRFGKIHIINSYFNSSVSNKCIAAGFEASIRVESNVFENVKQPIDLMTGYTAVTAVGNIFTNVTGNTAGSNTAFTPPYTIPTLAASAVKADVSGGAGATFTGNTCGSF, from the coding sequence ATGAAATCTAAATTATCAATGTTTTTGGTTGCCATTTTTTTCAGTTTTGCAAGTTGCACAAATGAAGATCTTAACGGAACCGGAAAAGATCAAACAAGTATTACCAACAATGAAGAAGTGACATTTCAAAAAGTTTCAACTGCAAAAGTTGGGATTTGTTCACAAGTTCCAGGATGGGCATCACAAAATGGGGGAACAACTGGAGGGGGAAGTTCTACTGAAACTGTAGTAACTACTTATGCACAATTAAAATCGGCAATTGAGAACAGTGCTGTAAAAGTGATTAAAGTTTCGGGTACAATTACAATACCAGCAACTTCTACGGGAAGATTAGCTTTTCAGGATCAATCTGGAAAAACAATATATGGCGCTAGTGGTGCTAAAATTGTTTCCACCGATCAAACGAAAGCAAATTCCGGTATCATTTACATTAAAAGGTGTACCAATATCATTATTAGAAATTTAATTTTCGAAGGACCAGGTGCCTATGATACTGATGGTTGGGATAATGCAACTTTAGACAATTGCCAAAACGTATGGGTAGATCATTGCGAATTTAGAGACGGTGTCGACGGTAATTTTGACATAAAAAACATGTCGGATTATGTTACGGTTTCGTACACAAAGTTTGCCTATCTTAAAGCTCCAAAAGCTGGCGGCTCGGGAGGATCAGATGATCACAGGTATTCCAATTTAATTGGTTCTAGTGATGGTGCAACTGGAGACCGCGGAAAATTAAGAATTACATTTGCTCGTTGTTGGTGGGCTAGTGGCTGTAGAGAAAGAATGCCAAGAGTGCGTTTTGGAAAAATACACATTATAAACAGCTATTTTAACAGTTCCGTTAGCAACAAATGTATTGCTGCTGGTTTTGAAGCGAGTATCCGTGTCGAAAGCAATGTATTCGAAAATGTTAAACAACCTATTGATTTAATGACAGGTTACACGGCGGTTACAGCTGTTGGAAATATTTTCACTAATGTTACAGGAAATACTGCAGGAAGCAACACCGCTTTTACACCTCCTTATACAATTCCAACACTTGCAGCATCAGCGGTTAAAGCAGATGTTTCTGGTGGTGCAGGTGCTACGTTCACAGGTAATACTTGTGGTTCATTTTAA
- a CDS encoding Crp/Fnr family transcriptional regulator, translating into MYELLRKNIEYKIPLTNSEWKTIIEKTEFIKLKKNEFLQIQDSSSKYEGFILKGSFKIYILKEDGAESVLFFAFENDWLSDIESFYHQKPAKYNIKALEDSDILVINKANKTFLYQQVPKLIQFHTLMVERTNIAMQERLLDVLNKTSKQRYADFIKKYPHKSHKINNKNLSSYLGVSHEFLSKIKKKFI; encoded by the coding sequence ATGTACGAATTACTAAGGAAAAATATAGAATATAAAATTCCGCTTACAAACAGTGAATGGAAAACAATAATTGAGAAAACTGAATTTATTAAATTGAAGAAAAATGAGTTTTTACAAATTCAAGATTCTAGCAGTAAATATGAAGGTTTTATTTTGAAAGGATCTTTTAAAATTTATATATTAAAAGAAGATGGGGCGGAAAGCGTTTTGTTTTTTGCATTTGAAAATGACTGGCTCTCAGATATCGAAAGTTTTTACCATCAAAAGCCAGCCAAATACAACATAAAAGCGCTGGAAGATAGCGACATATTGGTTATCAACAAAGCAAATAAAACTTTCTTATACCAGCAAGTTCCAAAATTGATTCAATTTCATACCCTAATGGTCGAACGAACTAATATCGCTATGCAAGAAAGACTTCTGGATGTGCTAAACAAAACATCTAAACAACGATATGCAGATTTTATAAAAAAATACCCCCACAAAAGCCATAAAATCAACAACAAAAATTTATCGTCTTATCTTGGCGTTTCGCATGAGTTCTTATCAAAAATAAAAAAAAAATTTATTTAA